The genomic stretch CTTGTTTTTTTAGTGAGCGTAACCATTCCTTTGGTTTGCAGCAGTTTCTTCTATACCACAAATAACCGCAGACAGGCACTTACCAAAGACAGAGAAAGTCAGAGTACAGAGCTGCTGTTGGTAAAGGAGGCGATAAGAAACTATCTGCAGCCTTATAATGAGTTACTGAAGCTGTTAGGTGAAACAGATCTGAGCGGTGTAAGCCTGAAAGAAGCCAGGAAGGAATATGAGAAATATTTCCGGGTGGTTGCAGGGCTTAAAGGAATCCAGCTGATTGGAAGGGATAACACTATATATTATACTGCCTGGGCTGATGGGATGGATTTGCCGAAAGAGAGTATCCTTCCCGTAAACTATGACATAAAAGAAAAGGTTCAGTTAAGCTTATTAAAAACCGGAGAAACCTCTTATCTGATTTTATCCGTTGCGTTACAGTCAGACGGGAATCATGAGGAGGCAATCCTCTCTGTCATAACCGATACCGAGTTTCTGGAGGAGATATGCCTGGTTGGTAATGCTGCTTATCAGATACTTCTGGATGGTCAAGTCCTATTCCCGAACACTGAACGAATTAGTAGTACTAATACCAAAAAGTCCACTGTTTTAAAGGAAGAATTAAATCTTAACAATACAGAAAATCATTTCAGTATAATTAGTGAACGGGAATATCAGGATATTTATGCTGAATATAAAGGTAACAGCTGGTTCTGGCTATATTGGCTGTTTCCTACCATCATGTCTCTTGGTATCATAGCCCTTTACGCCGGCAATTTCAGCAAGCGTTTAAACAACTTCAAAGTGCAGATCCATAAAGCCGCTGCGGGGGATTTCAATCTTTTGGAAGTGAACGGAAATGATGAAATTGCTGATCTGTACAAAGACCTGAATACAATGATTAACAGCCTTCAGCACCTGATTACTACCATATATGAGGAACAGGTACAGAAGGAAAAGCTTAACAGCAGACAAAAAGAGGTTGAGTTTAAAATGCTGGCAAGCCAGATAAACCCTCATTTCCTGTACAATACCCTGGAAACGATCCGAATGAAAGCAAGATGCAACGGTGAAAAGGATATTGAAGAACTGGTAAAAATGCTGGCTAAGATAATGCGGAGAAATATACAGGCAGGAGATACACTGGTAACCTTAAAATCAGAGCTGGAACTGGTAGAGTATTATCTAAAGATACAGCAGTATCGTTTTGGGGAGAGAATACATTTTCATATTAATCTCTATTGTGATGTGGAGGAGCTTAAGATTATGCCTCTTATCATTCAGCCAATTGTAGAAAATGCTTTTATACATGGACTGGAAGCCAAAGAGGGTGAAGGTGAGATTAAAATAGATGTGAGAATGGCAGACCGTTTATATATTATTGTAGAAGATGACGGTATCGGAATGACCAGGGAGACATTGGAAGAAATAAAAGACAGTCTCAATGATTACGCAAGGCTCACCAGAAGCAGCATAGGACTAAATAATGTAAATCAGAGAATTAAACTCTTGTATGGTGACAAATACGGATTGCTGATTGAGAGCGAAGAAAATACGGGAACCAGGATTACCATTCAACTTCCAAAGGATATGAGCTGATACAACATTATAGGATATAAAGGGAATTCTTTTTCCTATTCAAGGATATAACGTAATTAGAATATCTGCCTTGGAGGAAATGAGCATAAACCAACTATTTCGTAAGGGCGAGGAGGGGTTAAATGTATCAGGTTATGATTATAGACGATGAGATGATTGTAAGAGAAGGCATTAAGTGCCTGATCGATTGGGAAGATTACAACTTTGAAGTATGTGCGGAAGGTTATGATGGGAAGGACGGCTTAAAAAAGGTATTGGAATATTCCCCTGACCTGGTGCTGGTGGATGTCAAAATGCCTGGCATGAGTGGAATAGAGTTAATCCGTGAGGCGAAGAAAGCAGGTTTTGAAGGAAAGTTTATTATCCTTACAGGGTATTCGGATTTTGAATTTGCCAAATCAGCCGTATCGCTGGGAGTTCGGGCATATTTACTAAAACCTATAGACGAAGATGAGTTATTAGAGAATGTAAAAGAATTACTGGCAGAGCTGGATGCCAAGAAGCATTTGGATGATTATTATACTCTTAGTGAATTAAAAGCGAGGCAGCAAGTACTGTCCCATCTATTATTGCATACCTCGGACAGAGAAGCCCTGAAGCGGGAAATTAAACTATATGGCATGGACTTTAAATACAATAGTTTCTGTGCGGCAATACTAAAGGATAAGGAAAGCAACGAAGAGGATGGGATCTCCCAGGAAAAAATTGATCTGATGTTATTGAATATGGAGCATGTTGATAAAGTCATTATGGACGATAAGCTGGTGCTGATCTGCAAAGGATTAAGTTATGAGGAGGTTAAAAAGCAGCTGCTTATAAACAATGAAAAGGTAAAGAAACGGTTTACAGAAGGCTTCTTTATTGCAGTAGGACATAGTGTTACCTATTGGCAGGATCTTCATTTCTCCTATGAAAGTGCAAAACTTCTCTCAGAGTATCAGTTTTCCTTTAAAGAAATGGAAGCAGTAGGGATAGAAACCTTAAAGGCCAGTGGAATAACGGAAGACAAAGAGTTTCCGGAGCAGCTGCTTAAGTTTATAGAAATAGGAGATATGGGAGCACTGAAAGCAGCTATCAGGGAGAAAGAGGAACTGTATCGCGGACAGCTGATCAAGGAATGGGATATCAAGGTTCAGGTGACCCAATGCATCTCCTACCTACATCATATCTTGGAGAAAAAGTATGATAAATACCGGGAGCAATTAAAGGATGAGTATCAGAAATATGCAGACCGGATGAAAAAAGCAGAGAGCTTATCAGTCTTACTTAATAATCTCTATGATTTCTGCGATGAAATCTCAAAAGTTATCTGTGTTGTCGCTTCTGAAAACGTAATAAAAAGAATGATAGCTTATATGGAGAAGAATTATGGACAGGACCTAAAGCTTGAGAGTATATCCAAACTATTTAACTACAATAGTGCCTATCTTGGAAAAATCTTTAAAAAAGAAGTAGGAGAGAACTTTAACAACGTTCTGGATGCCATCCGAATAAAGAACGCAAAGAGACTGCTGCAGGAAACAGACCTTAAGGTATACCAGATTTCAGAGCAGGTAGGCTACAGCAATATAGACTACTTCTATTCTAAATTTAAGAAATATGTAGGCATAAGTCCAAAAGAATTTAAAAGAACAGAAGAATAGAAGAAAAGCAGAACAGCAGAACATAAGAACATAAGAATAGATGAACAGCAGAACAGCAGAACATAAGAACATAAGAATAGATGAACAGAAGAACAGTAGAACAGCAGAACAAAAGAATAATAGAATAGAAAAACGAAAAAAAATGTCAGGTGAATTGCACCAAAAAGAAAGAACGAATGCGCCTATGGAAAGGTATTAGAAGTCCTTTTCTCTGGAAATTTTGTGTTATATTATCAAACAGATTGTCTGAGCGAAGCGAGTTATCTGTTTGATAATATGTCCAGCACAAAATTCCCAGAGAATTAGGACTTCTTATACCTTGAAATTGAAGCAAGAGTTCTTTCTTTTTGGTGCAATTCACCGTACCCTTGTGAAAAACTAACCTTCTGTTACTCAAATCAATGTAATTTATTTCTTAATCTTCACCAGATATCCGTCCTGATTTACGAAATCAGCAGTACCGGTTATATAGGCTTTCACATAAACTGCTTTATCCTTAATATCCTGGAATACTTCACCGGATAAAGAATCACTTAATTCCAATTTATCCTTTGCTTTTATTTCAGTAGTGGTAATAACTGCGATAAAGCTCTTATCTGCTGACCAGCGGTACAAAGGCTGTTTTTTAGCATCTAATACTTCAAAATCAAAAACCTGTCCGGAGCTGCTTTCAATAGTAACATCATTTTTGGTAGGATTCTTGATAATAATCTTAAAATCAAGAGAATCCTTATTCAGTAAAGCTTCAGGTTTAATGGAAACCTTCTTCTTAGCAGTCTTCTTATCCTCTTTTTTTGTACCTTTTGAATTATTTTTGGAATCCTGACTTTTGTTTGTGTTGTTCTTCTTATACTGTCCGGCTGCTTGTACCGTTGTTAATGATACGGTAAAGAGCACGAAAGCTAATATTAATAAACCAAGAATATTCTTTTTATTTTTCATAATAATCTCCAATCTGCGTGCTTTGCACAAATAAATAATGATGATAAGTGAAAGTAGTTTGCTTTCACAGTTCCTTTTTCTGCACTGCCTTTATCCTTATCTGGTTTGCAAGGGCAGTTCTTACACAAACTCGATGCTAAAAAGAGAGTTTTTACACTCTTGTTTACTTCCGTATACCTAAATGCTTAACAGGATAAAAGTAAATTGACAGATACTGCTTGATTATTCAATCCCAAGCGGGAATATGACCGGTTATATAGATTAGACGATTAAAAGGAAAAATAGTTCCTGAAAATAATAAAATAAAAGCCATTTTCTACTGTAAGTATTCAACTTACAGTGAAAATGGCTCTTATAATGTATATTATTTAAAGACCAGGACTATTTACCGCTCTCTGTGGGAGTAGCTGTAGCTTCCGGAGTAGCAGTTGCCTCAGGAGTAGTGGTAGCTTCCGGTGTAGGAGTAGAAGTAATTCTCTCTGCTTCAGGAATAGTAGTCTGTCCCATTACAACGGTATCCCATACTTTATCGTTAACGGTTATTGTGTATTCTTTTTTGATTTCATTCTCATACTTATCTGTAAAAGCTTCTGTCTTAGCGTTGTTGATGGCTTCTGTAACAGCGGCATCATAGCTTTCGGTGCTGTTGTTATCTGTCATCTTAATAATGTAGTAACCTTTAGAAGTTTTAATAATTCCATCTGTTACTTCATCGTTCTTAAGTTTCATGGCAGCTTCCTGGTATTCTGCTTCAGCAGTTCCATCATCTTTAACAAAGTTAAGAGTGGTAGTAGATAAAGCTTCATTATCTTTTGCGATATCGGCAAATGCTTTACCAGCCTGTACATCTTTCAGAGCTTGTTCTATGGCATCCTTTGCAGCAGCTTTTTCTTCATCGGTAAGCTCCTCTAACTGATAGCTTTCGTTGTATTTTGAGGTTGCCGCATATAAATACTCTGTATCGTATTGTCTGTATGTTTCTTTGTCAATACCAGCTTTGATTTCATCTTCTTTCACTGTAAGATCATCAAGAACGGTCTGGTAATACTTGTCCGCCAGCTGTAATTTCTCTTGTGCTTTTATCAGGTTCTCTTTTGTAAAACCTGTAAGTTTGAGACGCTCTTCATCATCCTTTAATGAAGTCCAGAGAGATTCAACATCTGTTTCAATGCTTGTCTTTTCTTCGTCAGTAAGAGTATTACCTGCTTCTTTTGATTTCTGATATAGAATATCCCACATAACGGCAGCATCCATAACACTTGTCTTCATCTGATCCCTCATGGTGACACCTTCGGAATATTCCATATCCCAATAGGTAGGGTAGTATTGTGCATACATCTGCCCCTGAGCTTCCATTGCATAAATAAAATACATCATATCCTGCATTGTAAGCTTTTCATCGTTAACTGTTACCACTAAGGTAGAGTCTGTTTTTTTGCTGCATCCTGCAGCGAATATCATTCCCGCTGTTAAAGCCATAACTAACAGTCTGGTAATGATCTTTTTTGATTTCTTCACTGTACTTCCTCCATTATATGTGATTCATGTGACGATTGTAGAAAAGACACATAATATCATTTTAATACTTTTTCCATATAAGTCAAGTTCATTGAATAGATTTTTGGATATATTATATGAAAATTCTGTGAAATCTAGGCAAAAACAGCCCTCTATTTTATACAAATAAGAGTTTTTTGGCATTTTGCCAGAGAGTTTACGATACGATAAATGGATTTTATGAGAAATAAATGGAAATAAAAATACCGGTATTAAAGTATTTGTAGTAAGGAGAACTGTTCAGAGAGTAAAGTATGAAAGTAAAGAAAGTACTGGTTGAGATAAATACTTAACGGTAGATGAAAGTACAGACAAAGGGTATGAAAGCAAGAAAAGTACGGGTTAAAATTTATACTTAACGGTAGATGAAACACAGCCAAAGGGTATGAAAAGGAAAAAAGTATTGGTTGAACTTACGGAGAAGGAAATATGACGGATTCTCTCTGATTAGAAGTAGAAGGGAGCTGAGAAAATTTTTGATACAAAAACTTAAAAGTCAGCAGGCTATGGAGGTTATTACGAAACTTAAGGATTTAGCTTAACGGATAAGTATCAATAATCTGATTATAGAAAAGGAGAAGTAGAATAAAACCTTCTGGCTACTCTTTTATCTGCATAAGAGCTGGTGCATCGACGAAAGATTAACTGCAATCTTAGACTCTCGGAGGAGCTACTGAAAACCCAGGAGGCAACCCGTTATGTCTGCTTTTTGCAGCTCATAAGAAAGCTTTTGCTGCCCACCGGGTTTGATAAAGCTGAGGGTAATTTTCTTATTTATACAGGGTTTTTTTGTGGTATTCAGGTTAAGAAAATCACCTTAAAAATTACTTAAAAGCAGCCAGGTTTTAAGTATAAAAATTGGGGTATTTAATATCAATATATTTGGGTGGTTTCTTTTATGCAGAAAGTTTACAATAAGTTAAGTTAATAAACAATGGAGGAAAAATTATGGGGCAGAAGAAATTAACTGGCATGGGACTGTTAATAAATATTATAAGAATACTGGTTATCTTACTGGCGTTGAGCTTGTTTGTGCCCGCACTGAACCCTGCCAGAATAAGCGGACTGATTAACGATAATCTGTCCCTTTTTACATCAGGATTGGTTTACTCAACAGCTTTTTCGGGGTTTAAAAGAGCCTTAATGAGAGGCTGGGTGGAGCAGGGGACTTTAACCTTATTATTTCTCTCAGCACTGTTATCTTGTCTTGGGTATTTTGCCTGCAGTGCCGGAGGAGCAATCAGTCTTGGACAACTTAAATTAAAAAGATTATCAGCTCGTTTAACAGCTTTCGGTTCTTTTATAAGCTTAATTGGTTTTGGGGGAATTATCTTAGCTTATAATCAGTTACTTGAAAGTACAAATCTTAAAAAGGTAGATCCGGTTCTTCCTGTTGGATTAATCATACTGGCTTGTTTATCAGTGGCCTGTTTGATACTTTCGCTGGCTGCCATCTATTTGTTACCAAGACCTTCCAAGGAAGAAAAATATACCATGGAACCAAAATATTATCTGTTCCTTCTTATGCTTCCTTTCCTTATATTATGTATGGTATTTTCTTATCTCCCTTTATGGGGCTGGCGCTACGGATTGTATGATTATAAGCCGGGACTTGGCTTAAGCGCAGAAAATTTTGTTGGTTTTAAATGGTTTCGATATCTCTTTGAGAACTCCGCAACGAGAAATGATATCTTAAGAGTCTTAAAAAATACACTTGCAATGAGTGGTTTGGGACTTGCAACTTCTATCTTCCCGATGGCCTTTGCAATATTCCTGTCAGAAATCAAGGCTACCAGATATCGTAAGCTGATACAGACGCTGACCACCATACCTAATTTCATCAGCTGGGTATTGGTATATGCTTTTGCTTTCGCCTTGTTTTCAACAGAAGGTTTTATTAATACCGTATTGGTTGATATTGGTGTGCTGAAGGAAGGCGTTAATTTCTTATTAAGCGGAGACCACATTTGGCTGAAGATGTTAGCCTGGAGTTTATGGAAAGGTCTTGGCTGGGGAGCAATTATCTATCTGGCTGCCATATCTGGAATCGATCAGCAGTTATACGAAGCGGCAACGGTAGACGGTGCCGGAAGATTCAAGAAAATGTGGTACATAACAGTACCCGGTCTCTTACCTACCTTCTTTGTATTGTTAATGCTTGCTATAGCAGGTATTCTAAGCAATGGTATGGATCAATATTTTGTTTTCAAGAATTCTGCCAATAAATCGAATATAGAGGTTCTTGACCTCTATGTATATTTACTGGGACTTGGAAGCAGTGATACCGGAAATATTCCGCTGGCAACTGTTGTCGGTATGGTGAAGTCAATCATAAGTATCATATTGCTGTTTATGGCAAACGGACTTTCCAAGTTGATACGTAAAGAAAGCATTATATAGGAGGTGTGAAAATGGGATATACAGGCAAGGGCACGGGGATTAATACAGCAAAAATTCGAAAAGTAAAAAAGAGAATCCCATCTTCTCCCGGAGATATTGTATTTAATATTTTTAATTATGCGTTCTTTTCAATTTTTACGGTTATTTGCTTTTTCCCTTTTTATTATTTGTTCATCAATACCATCAGTGATAATGAACTGATAAAGGCCGGACGTATTACCTTCCTGCCAAAAGGCATTCATTTTGACAATTATTTTGCTCTTACCAGTGTAAGCAATTTAGGAAGCTCTATTATGGTATCCATAGCAAGAACTCTGATTGGTACGCTTATCATGGTATTAGCCTCTGCATTTGTAGGCTATTTGGTAACGAAAACCGAAATGTGGGGCAGAAAGGTGTGGTATCGTCTGCTGGTTGTTACCATGTATTTTAATGCCGGTTTGATACCCTGGTATCTGAATATGTCCATGTTAGGACTTACCAATTCCTTCTTAGGATATATCATTCCCAGTATTGTAGCACCTTACAATATCATACTGGTTAAGACGTATATAGAATCTATACCTGCAGAGCTTGAGGAAAGTGCTTCTATTGATGGTGCTGGATACATTTCCAGATTCAAGGTCATTATCTTCCCTCTCTGTAAACCGATTCTTGCTACCATAGCAATATTTGGTGCTTTAGGGCATTGGAATTCCTTTACGGACTCCATGATATTAATGTCAGGGGCACCTAAGTTATACACACTGCAATACAGACTTTATGTGTACCTGAATCAGTCCTCCAATCTAGCGGCACTGATGAAATCCGGAAGCGGTATTACTTCTGATATGGTACAGCAGGCGTTAAATACAAGAACCATTAAATTTACGGTAGCCATGGTATCTATCATACCAATCCTTCTGGTATACCCCTTTCTTCAAAGATATTTCGAAAAGGGTATTATGATCGGAGCGGTAAAAGGCTGATTGTCTATTGTTAGAATTCGGGAATATTAAGTTGAAAGGTGTCTGCTTATTTATTGGTAAAAGCATTCCCATATGGCATCATCGCTTATTCAACTTATTATAGTACCGATTTTAAGATAAATAAAAAGGAGGGTATTTATTATGAAAAGAGCAAGAAGATTAATATCACTTTTGCTTATTGTAACACTTATGTGCTGGGGACTATGGGGTTGCGGGTCTGGTAATAAGAACGTAAAAAATAGTAGCGGAAATAATGCAGCAACAGAAACACCGGAAGCTACTGACGCAGCAACAGAAGAACCGGAAGAATCCGCTGAGGATCTTTTAGCAGATATTATTCCCAAAGAAACAGTAGAATTAACTGTATACAGCCAGCTGGCTAACTATTCAGGAGAGCAGATCGGATGGTTTGCTCAGGTTATGAAAGATAAGTTTAATGTTAAGCTTAACATTATTCCTTCCGGTGACGGTGTATTCTCTACCCGTATGGAATCCGGTGAACTTGGTGATATTGTTATCTTCGGACAGGATGGAGATGAGTACAAACAGGCAATTCAGGCAGGCTTACTCTTTGACTGGAATGAAGATGAGATTTTACAGGATTACGGTCCTTATATTAACGAAAATATGCAGGTAGCTCTTCAGAAGAACAAAGATATCTCTGGCGGAAAGGTATACGGCTTCGGTCACAACGTTGGTTCTTCCTCTGATGAACATGAATCCTTCTTCTATCATCCTGATATCAGATGGGATTTATATGAGAAACTAGGTTATCCTGAAGTAAATACCTTAGAAGATTTTATCCCTGTACTTGAGAAAATGGTAAAAGAGAACCCTACTTCCGATTCCGGACAGAAGACTTACGCGATGTCTTTATTCAAAGACTGGGACGGTGATATGGTAATGTATGTTAAGGCACTTGGTGCTTTATACGGATATGATGAATTCGGATTTACTTTATATGATGTAAATACACAGACTGCACAGCCTATTCTGGATGATAACAGTATGTATTTAAGAAGTCTTAAATTCTACAACCAGTTATATCAAAAGGGCTTACTGGATCCTGATTCCATGACCCAGACTTATGATGAAGCCAGCGATGCTTACAGAGATGGCTCTGCTGTATTTAATATTTTTAATTTCCTGGGTCAGGCATTATACAATACAGATGCACATACTGCCGATGGAAAAGGTATGTATCCACTTGCAGCGAAAGATATGAAGGTACTCAGCTACGGTCTGAATGTTTACGGTGGTAACAGAGTATGGTCTATCGGTGCAAATACACAGTATCCTGAACTTTGTATGGCTATCATTAACTGGCTAAGTACACCGGATGGTGTTATGACTTATACCTATGGTCCCAAAGGCGTTTCCTGGGATTATGATGATCAGGGTTATGCATACCTTACAGATTTAGGTGCAGCCTGCAAAGCAGATACAAAGACTGAAATGACAGACGGTTACAGCGGAACTTTTGATGATGGTGGCTTCAAGATGAATAACAGTACCTGGGCACTTGACAGTATTAACCCCGAGGGTAACGGAGAATCCTTTAACTACCAGTTCTGGGGTAGTACGTTAAAGAAAGAAACTACTAATGCAGAGCAGGAGTGGAAGAAGTACACCGGATATCTCAGTGCAGATGAGTACTTAAATGATGGCAGATTATCCATAGCTATCGGAACAAACTACGCTACAGGTGCTAAGAGTGATGAGCTCAGTACAACCTGGAATCAGGTAAAAGAAGCTATCAAAACCTATTCCTGGAATGCAATTTATGCGAAGACTGATGCTGAATTTGATACTATTGTAGCTGAATTACAGTCAAAAGCAAAAGAATATGGCTATGATGAGTGTATCGCCTGGTGTATGAATGAAGCGACTTTAAGAAAAGCAGCAGAAGATAAAGCAAAAGCAGCAAACTAATTTAATTATAATTGCAAATTGCTAATACTAACGGGCAGTTCACCATGGTGAACTGCCCGTTGCAGACTGCAGGTAAATGAAGTGCATAATAATAATTATAGATACGAAA from Anaerocolumna sp. AGMB13020 encodes the following:
- a CDS encoding sensor histidine kinase; protein product: MVKLKLLCSKYLKIREKMLLVFLVSVTIPLVCSSFFYTTNNRRQALTKDRESQSTELLLVKEAIRNYLQPYNELLKLLGETDLSGVSLKEARKEYEKYFRVVAGLKGIQLIGRDNTIYYTAWADGMDLPKESILPVNYDIKEKVQLSLLKTGETSYLILSVALQSDGNHEEAILSVITDTEFLEEICLVGNAAYQILLDGQVLFPNTERISSTNTKKSTVLKEELNLNNTENHFSIISEREYQDIYAEYKGNSWFWLYWLFPTIMSLGIIALYAGNFSKRLNNFKVQIHKAAAGDFNLLEVNGNDEIADLYKDLNTMINSLQHLITTIYEEQVQKEKLNSRQKEVEFKMLASQINPHFLYNTLETIRMKARCNGEKDIEELVKMLAKIMRRNIQAGDTLVTLKSELELVEYYLKIQQYRFGERIHFHINLYCDVEELKIMPLIIQPIVENAFIHGLEAKEGEGEIKIDVRMADRLYIIVEDDGIGMTRETLEEIKDSLNDYARLTRSSIGLNNVNQRIKLLYGDKYGLLIESEENTGTRITIQLPKDMS
- a CDS encoding response regulator transcription factor, which produces MYQVMIIDDEMIVREGIKCLIDWEDYNFEVCAEGYDGKDGLKKVLEYSPDLVLVDVKMPGMSGIELIREAKKAGFEGKFIILTGYSDFEFAKSAVSLGVRAYLLKPIDEDELLENVKELLAELDAKKHLDDYYTLSELKARQQVLSHLLLHTSDREALKREIKLYGMDFKYNSFCAAILKDKESNEEDGISQEKIDLMLLNMEHVDKVIMDDKLVLICKGLSYEEVKKQLLINNEKVKKRFTEGFFIAVGHSVTYWQDLHFSYESAKLLSEYQFSFKEMEAVGIETLKASGITEDKEFPEQLLKFIEIGDMGALKAAIREKEELYRGQLIKEWDIKVQVTQCISYLHHILEKKYDKYREQLKDEYQKYADRMKKAESLSVLLNNLYDFCDEISKVICVVASENVIKRMIAYMEKNYGQDLKLESISKLFNYNSAYLGKIFKKEVGENFNNVLDAIRIKNAKRLLQETDLKVYQISEQVGYSNIDYFYSKFKKYVGISPKEFKRTEE
- a CDS encoding BsuPI-related putative proteinase inhibitor, which produces MKNKKNILGLLILAFVLFTVSLTTVQAAGQYKKNNTNKSQDSKNNSKGTKKEDKKTAKKKVSIKPEALLNKDSLDFKIIIKNPTKNDVTIESSSGQVFDFEVLDAKKQPLYRWSADKSFIAVITTTEIKAKDKLELSDSLSGEVFQDIKDKAVYVKAYITGTADFVNQDGYLVKIKK
- a CDS encoding peptidylprolyl isomerase, with product MKKSKKIITRLLVMALTAGMIFAAGCSKKTDSTLVVTVNDEKLTMQDMMYFIYAMEAQGQMYAQYYPTYWDMEYSEGVTMRDQMKTSVMDAAVMWDILYQKSKEAGNTLTDEEKTSIETDVESLWTSLKDDEERLKLTGFTKENLIKAQEKLQLADKYYQTVLDDLTVKEDEIKAGIDKETYRQYDTEYLYAATSKYNESYQLEELTDEEKAAAKDAIEQALKDVQAGKAFADIAKDNEALSTTTLNFVKDDGTAEAEYQEAAMKLKNDEVTDGIIKTSKGYYIIKMTDNNSTESYDAAVTEAINNAKTEAFTDKYENEIKKEYTITVNDKVWDTVVMGQTTIPEAERITSTPTPEATTTPEATATPEATATPTESGK
- a CDS encoding ABC transporter permease; this translates as MGQKKLTGMGLLINIIRILVILLALSLFVPALNPARISGLINDNLSLFTSGLVYSTAFSGFKRALMRGWVEQGTLTLLFLSALLSCLGYFACSAGGAISLGQLKLKRLSARLTAFGSFISLIGFGGIILAYNQLLESTNLKKVDPVLPVGLIILACLSVACLILSLAAIYLLPRPSKEEKYTMEPKYYLFLLMLPFLILCMVFSYLPLWGWRYGLYDYKPGLGLSAENFVGFKWFRYLFENSATRNDILRVLKNTLAMSGLGLATSIFPMAFAIFLSEIKATRYRKLIQTLTTIPNFISWVLVYAFAFALFSTEGFINTVLVDIGVLKEGVNFLLSGDHIWLKMLAWSLWKGLGWGAIIYLAAISGIDQQLYEAATVDGAGRFKKMWYITVPGLLPTFFVLLMLAIAGILSNGMDQYFVFKNSANKSNIEVLDLYVYLLGLGSSDTGNIPLATVVGMVKSIISIILLFMANGLSKLIRKESII
- a CDS encoding carbohydrate ABC transporter permease, which produces MGYTGKGTGINTAKIRKVKKRIPSSPGDIVFNIFNYAFFSIFTVICFFPFYYLFINTISDNELIKAGRITFLPKGIHFDNYFALTSVSNLGSSIMVSIARTLIGTLIMVLASAFVGYLVTKTEMWGRKVWYRLLVVTMYFNAGLIPWYLNMSMLGLTNSFLGYIIPSIVAPYNIILVKTYIESIPAELEESASIDGAGYISRFKVIIFPLCKPILATIAIFGALGHWNSFTDSMILMSGAPKLYTLQYRLYVYLNQSSNLAALMKSGSGITSDMVQQALNTRTIKFTVAMVSIIPILLVYPFLQRYFEKGIMIGAVKG